The following nucleotide sequence is from Gracilimonas sp..
GTTTGATTTTCTCCGAACCCTGCAGAATCCGCCAAAGGTAATTGTAACCACCGCATATAAAGAGCATGCCCTCGAAGGCTACGAACTTGCTATAGAAGACTACCTGGTTAAGCCGTTCAGCTTTGAGCGATTTTTGAAGGCTGTTAACCGAGCTATTTCACAATCCTCTTCAGCAGGAAAGGAAAAAGAAAGTCAGGGAGGAGAAGAATTCAAATCCACTTCCCGTTTTTTTGTAAAGGGAGATAAGGAGTATCATCAGGTGAATACGGAAGACATTCTGTACGTGGAAGCCCGGGGAAATTATTCCGCTTTATTTTTGAAAGGGGAAGAACTATTGGTTCATGAAAAGATCTCGGATCTGGAAGAGCTGCTTCCGCAACCTTCATTTATGCGTGTGCATCGTTCGTTCATTGTAGCGGCAGACAAGATCAAAACTATACAGGGAAATACCATCACCCTGGGAAAGCATGAAGTCCCCATAGGGCAGACATACAGCAAAACGGTTCGGGATGAAATTCTAAAACGGGAATAAATAGAACAGAGATCTTGACGTTTGGCTTTATATGCTACTCATACCAGGGCAATATTTTATTTCTATTACTCCACATATAGATGCCTGCACATAAAAAAGTTATGCTAAGTAGAACACTCAACAAGCCCAGTTGTCCATCTATGTGCCCCTCAGGTATTGGTTTTATAAATTCGTTTGTAGCACTTAATAAAAGCCTCACTGTAGACCAAAGGATGATCAAGGCAGACCAAAGCCCGACACTTCTTTTGTATGCTTTCGGTGATTTTTTAAGGCTAAATAAAATCAAGGCTAAAATTGTGAGTATGATTAACAGAGGCACGAAACTTCCGATGAGGGCATATAGCACGCCTTTATAAATGAAAAAAATCAATGTCAGGCTCAGGCTTAAACTAAAAAGCCGGTCCTGGTTAAATATGTTGCGCAAGTGGTCCGTTGATTTTACCATTACAGCACCAGTTTTTTTATAATTTCTGCCACCAGATTTGAACTGGAAAGTAAGTAGCTGAAATCCACCGTCTCGAAGGTATCTTTGGGAGAGTCTTTGTAGGGAGTGGAATCACGATGATAGAATAATTCACCGGCTCCGATTACACTGTAGCCGCCGGGAACAAAAGCATCAAAATCTGTTGAGCTTACCTCGTACCCAATCGGATCAATGACTATCTCATGTATTGGGATGTTGTGAGCAGCAGCTGTTTCTTTATAGATTGATCGTAATGATTCAGATGGAGAAAAAATCTCCATAGCTTTATCCTGATTCTCATCCCATCCAACCATGTCAAAACAATGAATGGAGTGTACATTCCATTGCTTCTCTTTGATGAGATCCAGAAAAGCCCGGCTTCCGATCAGCTCTTCCTCTTCCTGGTCAAAAAATACCAGTACTATATTTTTGTCTCTGGATTTCATTTCAGCTACTTCTTGTGCAACGCTGTAAATAAGGGCGATGCCAGTGGCATTATCAATGGCTCCCGGGGCATTTCTCTTTCCGGTATCATAATGAGCACCAAGAATGATGTATTCGTTGCTGGATTGGGTAGCAGGAAGAATTCCATACACATTGGACCCTTGGAATGGGCCAACGATCAAATCAATAGCAGGGTTGAGATTGGGTGACATATAGTGTTGCTCCTGAGGCTCGATATTCAATTGTAAAAGCAACTCTTTTAAATACCTTTCGGCCAGTTTGCGTTCTTCTTTAGACCAGCGAATGCCCATGGTTATATTATTAGCCAGCTCATATTCACCGGACAAATGCCCGACAATTTGTTGCTGATATTCGGATTTTTCTTTAGATAAGTTATCCTCCAACAGGGCTTGAACATCCTCACTACTTTGGCACGAGGTTAATGTCACAATTATGGTAATAAGGAAAACAATTCTTCTCATTAGCTGAAATGGCTGATAACGGCACGGGATTATAATTTGGTAGAAGTAGCGAAATTAATTCCTGGCAATCAAGTTCCATCGCACCTCGTCCGCGGTCTCTGCTGAACTTGATCCAGTATCCGATTTAAAACGCATTTTTAGCCGCCGCTATATGTCTGAAAGAGAGATTTCCTGTACCGATTTAAAATCTTTTGTATTAAAAGTGGCCACTTCCTGGATGCCATGTGCCAAACCAATGCTGATTATCTCAAAGTCATGGATTTTAAGACCGGAAGGGGAATACCGATGTACCAAGTCCAGCAAAATTGCCAGTGATTCCGGTGTGGGATAGATAACTTCCACACTCTGAATGATCTCCTCAATAATTTCTAAAGCCAATTCAGAGTTGAGATTATAGCCCGAGGATTTAGTAACAACGGTTAAAAATTCGATTAAATTCTTTGAGGTGGTTACAAGCTGTTTTTCTGTCTGATCTAAAATCTGTTTTGCTTGATCGTAATATTTAGAGTCCTCATCAATTCCATACACAAAAATATTGGTATCAATAAGTACTCTACTCATAGGCTACAGATCGTAGGTTTTGATTATCCAGTTTTCCCTTAAGTTTTAAAGAGCGGATATTCAGCTTGGTTTTTTTAGTCTTATTGAGAGAAGACAAATACAGATATACTTTTTCCAATTCCGTGTCAGAGAGTCGATCTATTTCTTTTTTAACTTTCTCTTTTGTAATCATGGTATACAGATTTGTTAACAGCAATAATTTAACTAACGCAAAGGAATTTTCATAAGTATAGCAACGATGGTGATAAGGCGGCTAACGACCCTGCGTTTAAACGGCGCGGGGATTATAATTTAGTTGAAGTAGCGAAATTAATTCCTTGCAATCAAGTTCCATTGTACCCCGTCCGATTTAAAACGCATTGTTATACCCGCGCTTATTGAATGTTAAAATTGAACTTAATTCCAT
It contains:
- a CDS encoding LytTR family DNA-binding domain-containing protein, which produces MIKCIIVDDEPLAHDLVSTFCERLPHLQVVAQCYDALEALEWLNSNKADLMFLDLHMPKLKGFDFLRTLQNPPKVIVTTAYKEHALEGYELAIEDYLVKPFSFERFLKAVNRAISQSSSAGKEKESQGGEEFKSTSRFFVKGDKEYHQVNTEDILYVEARGNYSALFLKGEELLVHEKISDLEELLPQPSFMRVHRSFIVAADKIKTIQGNTITLGKHEVPIGQTYSKTVRDEILKRE
- a CDS encoding M20/M25/M40 family metallo-hydrolase encodes the protein MRRIVFLITIIVTLTSCQSSEDVQALLEDNLSKEKSEYQQQIVGHLSGEYELANNITMGIRWSKEERKLAERYLKELLLQLNIEPQEQHYMSPNLNPAIDLIVGPFQGSNVYGILPATQSSNEYIILGAHYDTGKRNAPGAIDNATGIALIYSVAQEVAEMKSRDKNIVLVFFDQEEEELIGSRAFLDLIKEKQWNVHSIHCFDMVGWDENQDKAMEIFSPSESLRSIYKETAAAHNIPIHEIVIDPIGYEVSSTDFDAFVPGGYSVIGAGELFYHRDSTPYKDSPKDTFETVDFSYLLSSSNLVAEIIKKLVL
- a CDS encoding type II toxin-antitoxin system VapC family toxin, with the translated sequence MSRVLIDTNIFVYGIDEDSKYYDQAKQILDQTEKQLVTTSKNLIEFLTVVTKSSGYNLNSELALEIIEEIIQSVEVIYPTPESLAILLDLVHRYSPSGLKIHDFEIISIGLAHGIQEVATFNTKDFKSVQEISLSDI